The Oryza glaberrima chromosome 9, OglaRS2, whole genome shotgun sequence genome includes a window with the following:
- the LOC127784281 gene encoding eukaryotic translation initiation factor 5-like codes for MALQNIGASNRDDAFYRYKMPRMITKIEGRGNGIKTNIVNMVDIAKALARPASYTTKYFGCELGAQSKFDEKTGISLVNGAHDTAKLAGLLENFIKKYVQCYGCGNPETEVLISKTQMITLKCAACGFVSDVDMRDKLTTFILKNPPEQKKGAGKDKKAMRRAEKERLKEGEAADEEMKKLKKEAKKKGASKESTSSKSGAGKKKAAAGSDEDHSNSPTRSHDGDHVAADEDDDDDVQWQTDTSLEAAKQRMQEQLSAATAEMVMLSTEEPEKKKKHEASHKEGASNGSTKHVVEEAKSSPYDDLVKEMKDNLSKGANAVQLKGLMTSSALPPQDAMNSLFDALFGGLGKGFAKEVVKKKKFLSAAVPDEASQMVLLQALVAFGAKSSPEAVKEVPIVLKALYDGDVLDEEVITQWYNESVAGGKESQVVKNAKPFVEWLQSADSESEEE; via the coding sequence ATGGCTCTGCAAAACATTGGTGCTTCAAACCGTGATGATGCCTTCTACAGGTATAAGATGCCCAGGATGATCACCAAAATAGAAGGCCGTGGCAATGGCATCAAGACTAACATTGTGAACATGGTGGATATAGCAAAAGCCCTAGCCAGGCCTGCTTCCTACACAACAAAGTACTTTGGATGTGAGCTTGGTGCACAGTCTAAATTTGATGAGAAGACTGGTATTTCCTTGGTTAATGGGGCACATGATACTGCTAAGCTGGCTGGTCTCCTTGAGAACTTCATCAAGAAGTATGTCCAATGCTATGGATGTGGCAACCCTGAGACTGAGGTCCTCATCTCCAAGACCCAGATGATTACACTGAAGTGTGCTGCCTGTGGTTTTGTGTCAGATGTTGACATGAGGGACAAGCTCACAACTTTTATCCTGAAGAATCCACCTGAACAGAAGAAGGGTGCTGGGAAAGACAAGAAGGCAATGAGGAGAGCTGAGAAGGAGCGTCTAAAGGAAGGTGAGGCTGCTGATGAGGAGATGAAGAAGCTAAAGAAGGAAGCAAAGAAGAAAGGTGCATCCAAGGAAAGTACCTCCTCTAAAAGTGGTGCTGGGAAGAAGAAGGCTGCTGCTGGCTCTGATGAGGATCATTCAAATTCACCAACTCGCAGCCATGATGGTGACCATGTGGCTGcagatgaggatgatgatgatgatgtccaGTGGCAGACTGACACTTCGTTGGAGGCTGCAAAACAGCGCATGCAGGAACAACTGAGCGCTGCAACTGCTGAGATGGTAATGCTGTCCACTGAAGAAcctgagaagaagaagaagcatgaGGCCTCACACAAGGAGGGTGCCTCCAACGGAAGTACAAAACATGTGGTTGAAGAGGCTAAAAGCAGTCCTTATGATGATCTGGTCAAGGAGATGAAGGATAACTTGAGCAAGGGTGCCAATGCTGTTCAGCTCAAGGGTCTGATGACTTCCTCAGCGCTGCCACCCCAGGATGCTATGAATTCTCTTTTTGATGCACTCTTTGGCGGCCTCGGCAAAGGATTCGCCAAGGAGGttgtgaagaagaagaaattcctCTCTGCTGCTGTGCCTGATGAAGCCTCCCAGATGGTCCTGCTGCAAGCGCTGGTGGCCTTCGGCGCCAAGTCAAGCCCCGAAGCTGTGAAGGAGGTGCCGATTGTTCTCAAGGCCCTGTATGATGGGGACGTCCTGGATGAAGAAGTGATAACTCAGTGGTATAATGAATCTGTTGCTGGTGGCAAGGAGTCCCAGGTGGTGAAGAATGCCAAGCCGTTCGTGGAGTGGCTCCAGAGCGCGGATTCTGAATCTGAGGAAGAGTGA
- the LOC127783690 gene encoding ras-related protein RABA1f-like yields MAYRAEDDYDYLFKVVLIGDSGVGKSNLLSRFTRNEFSLESKSTIGVEFATRSIRVDDKVVKAQIWDTAGQERYRAITSAYYRGAVGALVVYDVTRHVTFENVERWLKELRDHTDANIVIMLVGNKADLRHLRAVSVEDAKGFAERESTFFMETSALESMNVESAFTEVLTQIYRVVSKKALDIGDDPAAPPRGQTINVGGKDDVSAVKKSGCCSS; encoded by the exons ATGGCGTACAGGGCGGAGGACGACTACGACTACCTGTTCAAGGTGGTGCTCATCGGCGACTCCGGGGTCGGCAAATCCAACCTCCTCTCCCGCTTCACCCGCAACGAGTTCAGCCTCGAGTCCAAGTCCACCATCGGCGTCGAGTTCGCCACCAGGAGCATCCGCGTCGACGACAAGGTCGTCAAGGCCCAGATCTGGGACACCGCCGGCCAGGAGAG GTATCGGGCGATTACAAGTGCATACTATCGAGGGGCAGTTGGCGCACTTGTCGTGTACGACGTGACACGCCATGTCACCTTTGAGAATGTAGAGAGGTGGTTGAAGGAGCTCCGGGATCACACAGATGCAAACATCGTCATCATGCTTGTTGGCAACAAGGCTGATCTGCGTCACCTTAGGGCCGTATCGGTTGAGGACGCCAAGGGCTTCGCCGAGAGGGAAAGCACCTTCTTCATGGAAACGTCCGCGTTGGAGTCCATGAATGTAGAAAGTGCCTTCACTGAGGTGCTAACTCAGATCTATCGCGTGGTCAGCAAGAAGGCCCTCGACATCGGCGATGACCCTGCTGCTCCACCAAGAGGACAGACCATCAATGTTGGTGGCAAAGATGATGTTTCTGCTGTGAAAAAGTCTGGATGCTGTTCATCCTAA
- the LOC127785178 gene encoding uncharacterized protein LOC127785178 produces the protein MMLVDKSSMDLVLVPCGLAIMVGYHLMLLHRILRHPHTTVIGYENHNKLAWVERMLQAAAPEESALALGVISDNISAATTLASLCIALGSLIGAWVSSSPAPGAAGVVVLGYGDGSHATATVKCVALLACFLASFTCFIQSARYFVHASFLMSALAGDAAPPVGDAQRAVVRGGNFWAAGLRALYLATALLMWVFGPVPMLACSVLTVAALHRLDANSMPLHHHRFTARSTDASPATAPVAAARSAVARGGRAGNGNTVAFSTATFLC, from the exons ATGATGCTTGTTGACAAGAGCTCCATGGATTTGGTGCTCGTCCCATGCGGGCTGGCGATCATGGTCGGCTACCACCTCATGCTCCTCCACCGGATTCTCCGCCACCCGCACACCACCGTGATCGGCTACGAGAATCACAACAAGCTCGCCTGGGTGGAGCGCATGCTGCAG gcggcggcgccggaggagtcGGCGCTGGCGCTGGGCGTGATCTCGGACAACatctcggcggcgacgacgctggCGTCGCTGTGCATCGCGCTGGGCTCGCTGATCGGCGCGTGGGTgagcagctcgccggcgccgggcgccgcgggcgtcgtcgtcctcggctacggcgacggcagccacgcgacggcgacggtgaagTGCGTCGCGCTCCTCGCCTGCTTCCTCGCCTCCTTCACCTGCTTCATCCAGTCGGCGCGGTACTTCGTGCACGCGAGCTTCCTCATgagcgcgctcgccggcgacgcggcgccgccggtgggcgACGCGCAGCGCGCCGTGGTCCGCGGCGGCAACTTCTGGGCGGCGGGGCTCCGCGCGCTCTACCTCGCCACGGCGCTGCTCATGTGGGTGTTCGGCCCCGTCCCGATGCTCGCCTGCTCCGtgctcaccgtcgccgcgcTCCACCGCCTCGACGCCAACTCCATGCCGCTGCACCACCACCGGTTCACGGCGAGGAGCACggacgcgtcgccggcgacggcgccggtggccgccgcgaGATCAGCCGTGGCAAGGGGAGGCAGAGCAGGCAATGGCAACACGGTGGCGTTCTCCACGGCTACATTTCTTTGCTGA